One genomic window of Neptunomonas phycophila includes the following:
- the glnG gene encoding nitrogen regulation protein NR(I) — translation MKMSGNVWIVDDDRSIRWVLERALDQVGLEIRTFESADEVLKQLKHGAPDAVISDIRMPGMDGLEMLNIIRETHADMPIIIMTAHSDLDSAVASYQGGAFEYLPKPFDIDEAVALVKRAVEHAVEQRSEIVTDAEVDTAEIIGEAPAMQEVFRAIGRLSHSNITVLINGESGTGKELVAHALHKHSPRSSQSFIPLNMAAIPKDLIESELFGHEKGAFTGAASARRGRFEQADGGTLFLDEIGDMPAETQTRLLRVLADGEFYRVGGHTPVKVDVRIIAATHQNLEGLVQQGRFREDLFHRLNVIRIHIPTLSERREDIARLARHFLQRSAEELNVEPKVLKVETEEFMCDLAWPGNVRQLENTCRWLTVMASGREVLVSDMPPELVEQQGKAEVTTSNWEHALRNWADQQLAAGHKSILDSAVPSFEKIMIETALTHTAGRRRDAAELLGWGRNTLTRKIKELNMAIESAEDD, via the coding sequence ATGAAGATGTCCGGTAATGTATGGATTGTAGATGATGACCGATCAATTCGCTGGGTTTTAGAGCGTGCTCTTGATCAGGTGGGTCTTGAGATCCGGACGTTTGAAAGTGCCGATGAGGTGTTGAAGCAGCTGAAACACGGTGCACCCGATGCGGTGATTAGTGATATTCGCATGCCGGGTATGGATGGTTTGGAAATGCTGAATATCATTCGAGAAACGCATGCTGATATGCCAATCATTATTATGACGGCGCATTCGGATCTCGATAGTGCTGTTGCCTCGTATCAAGGGGGCGCTTTCGAATACTTGCCAAAGCCATTCGATATTGATGAGGCGGTTGCGTTAGTCAAACGCGCTGTTGAGCATGCTGTCGAACAGCGTAGCGAAATTGTCACCGATGCTGAGGTCGATACGGCTGAAATTATTGGTGAGGCGCCTGCCATGCAGGAAGTGTTTCGTGCGATAGGGCGCTTATCTCACTCAAATATTACTGTGCTGATTAATGGTGAATCGGGTACGGGTAAAGAGTTGGTTGCTCATGCATTGCATAAGCATAGCCCGCGCTCTTCGCAGTCATTTATTCCGCTAAACATGGCGGCTATTCCTAAAGATCTTATAGAGTCAGAGCTTTTTGGACATGAGAAGGGAGCGTTTACCGGCGCTGCATCTGCACGTAGAGGGCGCTTTGAGCAAGCCGATGGCGGCACACTGTTTCTAGATGAAATAGGTGACATGCCTGCTGAAACACAAACACGTTTGCTGCGAGTGCTAGCCGACGGTGAGTTCTATCGAGTGGGTGGTCATACTCCGGTTAAGGTGGATGTTCGTATTATTGCCGCTACGCACCAGAACCTAGAAGGCTTAGTGCAACAGGGGCGCTTCCGAGAAGATTTATTCCATCGCCTCAATGTCATTCGTATTCATATACCCACGTTGTCTGAGCGTCGAGAAGATATAGCACGATTAGCGCGTCATTTTTTACAGCGCTCGGCCGAAGAGCTCAATGTAGAGCCTAAAGTGCTGAAAGTAGAAACCGAAGAGTTTATGTGTGATCTTGCATGGCCTGGTAATGTTCGTCAGCTCGAGAATACATGCCGTTGGCTGACTGTGATGGCGTCAGGACGTGAGGTGTTAGTATCCGATATGCCTCCTGAATTGGTTGAGCAGCAGGGTAAGGCAGAGGTCACGACTTCAAATTGGGAACATGCGCTTCGTAATTGGGCAGACCAGCAATTAGCGGCAGGCCACAAAAGTATCTTGGATTCGGCGGTCCCTTCTTTTGAAAAAATCATGATTGAAACGGCGTTAACGCACACGGCTGGCCGACGACGGGATGCAGCGGAGCTGCTGGGTTGGGGGCGTAATACCCTGACGCGTAAAATTAAAGAACTCAATATGGCAATAGAAAGTGCTGAGGACGATTAA
- the glnL gene encoding nitrogen regulation protein NR(II): protein MFRKQTHKQILENLSTSVILLDESLQIEYMNPAAEMLLEATAKRLSTCNVEEWLTQDPDEINVLKSTVTSGHAYTRREAKLIAMNGNEITVDYSVNPMLVRDVTFLLIEIQARDRLLRIEREEELLTRHATTRNLVRGMAHEIKNPLGGIRGAAQLLERELDDVGLHEYTQIIIEEADRLRNLVDRLLGPHKLPKLEPVNIHAVLERVCTLVDVECEGQIHFVKDYDPSIPEFIGDTEQLIQANLNIIRNAMQALQESHTPDACITLKTRAKRQVTLGSERHRLVCCLDIIDNGPGIPAEMLNNVFYPMISGRAEGSGLGLSIAQSIVNQHHGLIECSSEPGRTRFSLYIPLELRNEDVR from the coding sequence ATGTTCAGGAAGCAAACCCATAAGCAAATTTTGGAGAACTTATCGACCAGTGTCATTCTGTTGGATGAGAGTCTGCAAATAGAGTACATGAACCCTGCCGCCGAGATGTTGCTAGAAGCAACGGCTAAGCGTTTGAGCACATGCAATGTAGAAGAGTGGCTGACGCAAGATCCGGACGAAATTAATGTATTAAAGTCCACCGTTACTTCAGGCCACGCTTATACACGCCGAGAGGCCAAGTTAATTGCCATGAATGGCAATGAAATTACGGTCGATTACAGTGTTAACCCCATGCTGGTTCGAGACGTAACTTTTTTGCTCATAGAAATTCAGGCGAGGGATCGTCTATTACGTATTGAGCGCGAAGAAGAATTGCTTACACGTCACGCAACTACGCGAAACCTCGTGCGAGGCATGGCGCATGAAATTAAAAACCCATTGGGTGGTATTCGAGGCGCAGCGCAGTTATTGGAACGAGAGCTGGATGATGTTGGTCTGCACGAGTACACACAAATTATCATTGAAGAGGCTGATAGGTTAAGAAACCTAGTCGACCGCCTTTTGGGGCCACATAAGTTACCGAAGCTTGAGCCGGTAAATATTCATGCTGTTTTAGAGCGCGTTTGTACTTTGGTTGATGTGGAGTGCGAAGGTCAGATCCATTTTGTTAAAGATTATGATCCGAGTATTCCTGAGTTTATCGGCGACACCGAGCAGCTGATCCAAGCTAACCTAAATATCATCCGTAATGCGATGCAAGCATTGCAAGAGAGCCATACACCAGATGCCTGTATAACGTTAAAAACAAGGGCTAAACGGCAGGTGACCTTAGGGTCCGAACGACATCGTTTGGTTTGTTGTTTAGACATTATTGATAACGGTCCAGGTATACCGGCTGAAATGTTGAATAATGTTTTTTATCCTATGATTAGCGGTCGGGCTGAAGGCTCAGGGCTGGGCTTGTCAATTGCTCAGTCTATAGTCAATCAACACCATGGTTTGATTGAGTGTTCCAGTGAGCCTGGGCGCACCCGCTTTTCGTTGTATATCCCATTGGAGTTAAGAAATGAAGATGTCCGGTAA
- the trmL gene encoding tRNA (uridine(34)/cytosine(34)/5-carboxymethylaminomethyluridine(34)-2'-O)-methyltransferase TrmL, producing the protein MLNVVLYEPEIPPNTGNIIRLCANTGFQLHLIKPLGFALDDKKLRRAGLDYHEFAALKVHDSLEDCLAALGQPKVWAMTTKGTCFHSDAPFAEGDVILLGPETRGLPVEVRESLPKEQLIKLPMGADSRSLNLSNACAIVVYEAWRQLGYKGCSG; encoded by the coding sequence ATGCTGAATGTAGTTTTATACGAACCAGAAATACCACCAAACACAGGTAATATTATTCGCCTGTGCGCAAATACCGGCTTTCAACTACACTTGATTAAACCGCTTGGGTTTGCGCTAGATGATAAAAAGCTACGGCGAGCAGGGCTTGATTATCACGAGTTTGCTGCCTTGAAAGTACATGACTCATTAGAGGATTGTTTGGCCGCCCTTGGGCAGCCTAAAGTCTGGGCAATGACAACAAAAGGCACGTGTTTCCATAGTGATGCGCCCTTTGCTGAAGGGGATGTCATTTTGTTGGGCCCTGAAACTCGAGGTTTGCCGGTTGAAGTCCGCGAAAGTTTACCTAAAGAGCAATTAATTAAGTTGCCGATGGGAGCGGATAGTCGTAGTTTAAATCTATCGAATGCATGCGCGATCGTGGTTTATGAAGCATGGCGACAGTTAGGTTATAAAGGCTGTTCAGGCTGA